In bacterium, the genomic window GAACGAGATAGCCTGCCCGGCAGTTCACAAGCGTATAGGCATCAACTCTGGCAAGCTCGGCCGGGCTCCGTACACCCTGGACATACTGTTTGTCGACATGCTGGGCATCGGCATTCAGGCGCACCTTGCCGAAAAGCGTATATCCGACTCCGGCGCTCAGCGACAGGTCAGGAGCGTTCGGCACCGTATCGGGGGATGTATTCATCAGGCAGACGCCGACAAATGTATCGAGGTCCTTGAGCGGCCTGGCATTGGCGGACGCTTCGACGCCCTGGGTGGTGTACTTCCCGATGTTCTGTATCGAGGGCGGCGGCGGTGGAGGAGGTACTACGCGGAGAGCATCGGTAACCCTGTCGTGAAAATAAGTCACATCAAGAGATAACCGGTCGTTGACTTGAGTTGCGCCGCCGACCTCGAAATGATTCAGGTATTCGGCTTCGAGTTTCTTCCATCCCTCAGGATTTTTTGCGAAGCTCCAGAAATCGCCATACATGATTTTTGCCCAGACACCGGGCAGATTGAATGCACGGGCATAGCTGCCGTGGAACTGGGTCTTTCCCATTTTCACCACCTGGCCGAACTGATATCCCGCCTGATTGCCGAACTCGCTGCTCATGTTGAACCGCACCCCGGCGGAAGGTATCAACTGGATATCGTCGCCGAACACATGGCTGACCATGACGTACGGCGCGGTATTGGTGAGGGTCTCGGATGTTTTAGGACCGGTGTAACTCGGCCGTTTATCCTTATACGTGCCGCCGTAGCTGTCCACATCGAGTCCGGCGACTATTTCACCGGCCTCAGAATATCGCATCGTCTCCCGGATGTGTACACCGGAATTATCGAAGGTCGTTATCCCGTGATCTTCTTCGTTCGCCGTCGAGCTCCACTCCCGCCAGTCGATATAACCGTCATCATAGTAGGCTTTCACCGTGCCCGAGAACATGCCGTTCTGATGAGAGAGTGTGCCGATATAGAGCTTCGAATTGTTGTCGAACTGCTGGGTTTTCGGCAGCGGCGGCGTATTCAGGGGTAAAGGATCATGAGCCCAGCTGTCGTTATACATGAATTGGAAGGAGGCATCGAGACCCCTGCCGAAAGTATACCCGGCCCGGCCATACCCCGTCTGCACTTCGCCATCGGCGTTGTCACGGTGACCATCGCTCTTTCTGCTGCTCAGGGTGAGATAATAATCGAAATCACCGGTTTTGCCGCCGTGCTCCAGTTCTCCGACGAGTGTGGAGTACGCACCCAGTGTGCTGTGGATACGGGTCGTGTATCCTTCCCTGACCATCCGTTTGGGGACGATATTGATCGAGCTGAAAGACATGTTGCCGTTCATGACCGGCTGTACGCTTTTCTGAATATCGATCCGTTCGGCGATATCGATGCTTGACATATCCATGAGCGGATGAGCCCACACGCCCGAAAAACGGGGAATGCCATCGAACATCGTGCTTATCTCCGCGCCGGGACGGCCGGATCCATGACCCCGGACAAATACCGCGCCGCCATCTCCGCCGCCATAGTTGCCGATGAGATTATACCGTGAAATGGTCACTCCGGGCACTCTCCGGAGAGCGGACGGCAGGTCCTGGGCATTCAGATCATCGATCTGGCGTTCACCCACGGTGCTGACTGTTTCGGCATAACGGGTGACCGTGTTCCCCTCGATGACAGGCGGTGCGGTGACGGTGATTTCATCCAGGTAATACCCCCGGTCGGACGATTCGTTCTGCGCCAGCACGAAAGGTGCGGTGCTCAGCATTACGGCGATGACAAAAACCCCTTTAATCCTCCGCATGATCAATCCTTTCAGATGTCCTTGTTATTCTCAGTTAAAGACCGACAGACATTGAAATCCAGACAATAGTACGAATAAATATTTTGTGTTACTTTTAATATACGGAAATTAAATTATGTGTCAAATGGTTTTCGGGTTTTTTTATGAATTTTCGTAAACGGGGGCTGTTGCAGATCGTTTACAAACGAATCAGGTTATGATGTTCCGGGGAGAATCAATTATCGATATTCCGCAGCGATACTGTTTATGGGAACTAGTATTCCTTCAAATCCTCATAAGCATCCCAGACAGGCCAGGTTTTAACGATATCGCCGTACACTTCCGGTTTTCGCTGATGGAAAACCCGGCTGTGTTTGCGACAGATGCGGAGCTGCTGCAGGTCGAGATCATCGACAATGTAATCGTTTTGCGGCACGAGGCAGATTTTTTTGATGGTGTTCGGGTATTCAGCGATCATGGTGGCATAACCGTGATTCGTACAGATCATATCCACATAATTAAGGAACATGCCGGCCTTGACAAGATAATCCTCGATATAAGGCCGTCCGTTCAGCCAGACAAGAATTTCCGCTCCCTTGAGCGACATGATCTCGTATGATTCCGTAAAATAGCCATCATAACAGGTCATGATGCCGATGGTCGCAAAATCGAGATCGAACACATCGAAGCTGTCGCCGCTTTTCATGAGCCATTCGACATCGTCTTCTTTCGGAGGCCAGAAGTACGGGGGAACTCCGACAGCGCCATGAACCTTCTTGTGGCGTCCGATGACAGAACCGTCACGCCCGAACAGAAAGGCAACGTTCGAGAAAGTACCATCTCCGTAATACTCGAAACAGCCGACGATGACATAGATGTGGTTTTCTTTCGCCGCCCTGGATACCTTGTCGACTTTAGGGTCGGGGAGTTTGACCTTGCCGAGATGATATTCGGGGAAAACCACCAGTTGAGCGCTGTCCGAGGCAGCCCGTCCGATATATGACACAACGATATCGGCGGGGTCTTCCCCCTGGGGAGGTACAAGCTGAACCGCGGCGATTCGGGCCGTTTTCCATTCCAACTGTGATTTCTTCAGCGCTTTCTGTGCATCGGTTACCCGGA contains:
- a CDS encoding TonB-dependent receptor; this encodes MRRIKGVFVIAVMLSTAPFVLAQNESSDRGYYLDEITVTAPPVIEGNTVTRYAETVSTVGERQIDDLNAQDLPSALRRVPGVTISRYNLIGNYGGGDGGAVFVRGHGSGRPGAEISTMFDGIPRFSGVWAHPLMDMSSIDIAERIDIQKSVQPVMNGNMSFSSINIVPKRMVREGYTTRIHSTLGAYSTLVGELEHGGKTGDFDYYLTLSSRKSDGHRDNADGEVQTGYGRAGYTFGRGLDASFQFMYNDSWAHDPLPLNTPPLPKTQQFDNNSKLYIGTLSHQNGMFSGTVKAYYDDGYIDWREWSSTANEEDHGITTFDNSGVHIRETMRYSEAGEIVAGLDVDSYGGTYKDKRPSYTGPKTSETLTNTAPYVMVSHVFGDDIQLIPSAGVRFNMSSEFGNQAGYQFGQVVKMGKTQFHGSYARAFNLPGVWAKIMYGDFWSFAKNPEGWKKLEAEYLNHFEVGGATQVNDRLSLDVTYFHDRVTDALRVVPPPPPPPSIQNIGKYTTQGVEASANARPLKDLDTFVGVCLMNTSPDTVPNAPDLSLSAGVGYTLFGKVRLNADAQHVDKQYVQGVRSPAELARVDAYTLVNCRAGYLVPLRSYVGEIYIAFENLTDVTYEFRPGYPMPGRTFMAGLDVRI
- a CDS encoding carbon-nitrogen hydrolase family protein, with amino-acid sequence MKTFRIPIMSALLAMTFSYAAAQQVRVTDAQKALKKSQLEWKTARIAAVQLVPPQGEDPADIVVSYIGRAASDSAQLVVFPEYHLGKVKLPDPKVDKVSRAAKENHIYVIVGCFEYYGDGTFSNVAFLFGRDGSVIGRHKKVHGAVGVPPYFWPPKEDDVEWLMKSGDSFDVFDLDFATIGIMTCYDGYFTESYEIMSLKGAEILVWLNGRPYIEDYLVKAGMFLNYVDMICTNHGYATMIAEYPNTIKKICLVPQNDYIVDDLDLQQLRICRKHSRVFHQRKPEVYGDIVKTWPVWDAYEDLKEY